One Sphingomonas sabuli genomic region harbors:
- a CDS encoding YcgN family cysteine cluster protein, whose amino-acid sequence MNAGKPFWEKPLASLDRGEWEALCDGCGRCCTHKLEDDETGEIYPTNVACRLLDRRNGQCTDYVNRKKHVADCVVLDRKTLHSLDWLPETCAYRLRAAGEPLPEWHYLVSGSRDTVHEAGQSTRGWTVSEDDAGDLEWHVVERAL is encoded by the coding sequence ATGAATGCTGGAAAACCGTTCTGGGAAAAGCCCTTGGCGTCGCTCGACCGCGGCGAGTGGGAAGCCCTGTGCGACGGGTGCGGGCGGTGCTGCACGCACAAGCTGGAAGATGACGAAACGGGGGAGATCTATCCCACCAACGTCGCCTGCCGCCTGCTCGACCGGCGCAACGGCCAGTGTACCGATTACGTTAACCGCAAGAAGCATGTCGCCGATTGCGTGGTCCTGGACCGCAAGACGCTGCACAGCCTCGACTGGCTGCCGGAAACCTGCGCCTATCGGCTGCGCGCTGCGGGCGAACCGTTGCCGGAGTGGCATTATCTGGTGTCCGGCAGCCGGGACACGGTCCACGAAGCCGGGCAATCGACGCGTGGCTGGACGGTGAGCGAGGACGATGCGGGCGATCTTGAGTGGCATGTGGTCGAGCGTGCCCTCTAG